From the Thermococcus sp. 18S1 genome, one window contains:
- the ftsZ gene encoding cell division protein FtsZ, which translates to MVFKLLEQAGIKLDLDDEPRAAQVDGFSDENLEDLIKIVIVGVGGSGNNTITRLYELGVQGAELIAMNTDAQHLARTKAHRKLLLGKEITQGKGSGGNPEIGYRAAEASAHEIAETIGDADLVFITAGMGNGTGTGAAPVVAKVIKERARHNGRFREPLVVSVVTYPFKNEGKIRIEKAKAGIKALMYYSDTVIIIENDKLLKLVPKLPINAAFRFADEIIARMVKGITETIKLPSMVNIDFADVYSVMHNGGAALIGIGESDSSNRAVDAVKNALENKMLEVEYGSGDRALVHFTVGPDVSLGEINDAMNIVYEKLGEKSEIKWGARIDEDMGKVVRAMVIMTGVKSPHILGGEHALQVGSSMKDNIITTQQVKPFKSKDGDFDRIFNMISGRPEKKGKELPPYAKRVLDDFLDIA; encoded by the coding sequence ATGGTATTTAAACTCTTAGAACAGGCCGGAATAAAACTCGATCTGGACGACGAGCCGAGGGCAGCGCAGGTTGATGGGTTCTCCGACGAGAACCTTGAGGACCTCATAAAGATCGTCATCGTCGGCGTTGGCGGTTCTGGAAACAACACCATAACCAGGCTCTACGAGCTTGGCGTCCAGGGTGCTGAGCTTATAGCCATGAACACCGATGCCCAGCACCTTGCCAGGACGAAGGCCCACAGGAAGCTTCTCCTCGGCAAGGAGATAACGCAGGGCAAGGGTTCCGGTGGAAACCCCGAGATAGGTTACCGCGCCGCCGAGGCGAGCGCCCACGAGATTGCCGAGACCATAGGTGACGCCGATCTTGTGTTCATAACCGCTGGTATGGGTAACGGCACCGGTACGGGCGCTGCTCCCGTTGTTGCCAAGGTCATAAAGGAGCGCGCCAGGCACAACGGAAGGTTTAGGGAGCCTCTCGTCGTCAGCGTTGTAACCTATCCGTTCAAGAACGAGGGTAAGATAAGGATTGAGAAGGCCAAGGCGGGCATAAAGGCCCTCATGTACTACTCCGACACGGTCATCATCATTGAGAACGACAAGCTCCTCAAGCTCGTTCCGAAGCTTCCCATCAATGCTGCCTTCCGCTTTGCCGACGAGATAATAGCCAGGATGGTCAAGGGTATCACCGAGACCATAAAGCTCCCGTCCATGGTGAACATCGACTTCGCCGACGTTTACAGCGTCATGCACAACGGAGGTGCGGCACTCATTGGAATCGGCGAGAGCGACTCCAGCAACAGAGCGGTTGATGCCGTCAAGAACGCCCTTGAGAACAAGATGCTCGAGGTTGAGTACGGCAGCGGCGACAGGGCTCTGGTTCACTTCACCGTTGGTCCCGACGTGAGCCTCGGTGAGATAAACGATGCCATGAACATTGTCTACGAGAAGCTCGGCGAGAAGAGCGAAATCAAGTGGGGTGCGAGGATAGACGAGGACATGGGCAAGGTCGTCAGGGCGATGGTCATCATGACCGGCGTTAAAAGCCCGCACATCCTGGGCGGGGAACACGCCCTCCAGGTCGGCTCATCGATGAAGGACAACATAATCACTACACAGCAGGTCAAGCCATTCAAGTCCAAGGATGGGGACTTCGACAGGATATTCAATATGATATCGGGCAGGCCCGAGAAGAAGGGGAAGGAGCTTCCGCCCTACGCGAAGAGGGTTCTGGACGACTTCCTGGATATTGCCTGA
- a CDS encoding ribbon-helix-helix domain-containing protein, with translation MAKMRIISVQLPQGLINAMDQLVRKGVYPNRSEIIREAIRELLKKELYQLETEERSTPEYVLK, from the coding sequence ATGGCCAAAATGCGGATCATCAGTGTACAGCTTCCCCAGGGACTTATCAACGCTATGGATCAGCTCGTTAGGAAGGGGGTATACCCTAACAGAAGCGAGATAATCAGAGAAGCTATCCGCGAGCTTTTGAAGAAGGAGCTCTATCAACTGGAGACTGAGGAACGCTCAACGCCTGAGTACGTCCTGAAATAA
- the cgi121 gene encoding KEOPS complex subunit Cgi121 produces MKEITENLHITKVFVKDAGEIVPLIGGDFQIVSGECWEEVAFAALLALRSFERGTNHARTLGGELLLRLAGTLQIKDAIAKYGVKNGENYLVVFGHRNRAEEILAELDLEELSMTDCGAEKSKRFFEKAALVEVL; encoded by the coding sequence ATGAAAGAAATAACGGAAAATCTTCACATCACAAAAGTATTCGTCAAAGATGCAGGGGAAATCGTACCCCTGATAGGCGGTGACTTTCAGATAGTGAGCGGCGAATGCTGGGAGGAAGTGGCGTTTGCGGCACTTTTAGCACTTCGTTCATTCGAGAGGGGCACCAACCATGCCAGAACCCTCGGCGGTGAGCTTCTCCTTCGTCTCGCCGGGACACTCCAGATAAAAGATGCGATAGCAAAATACGGCGTCAAGAATGGAGAGAATTATCTTGTGGTCTTTGGGCACCGCAATAGGGCGGAGGAGATTCTTGCGGAGCTGGACCTGGAGGAACTGTCCATGACCGACTGCGGGGCAGAAAAATCGAAAAGATTTTTTGAAAAGGCAGCTCTCGTTGAAGTTTTATAG
- a CDS encoding pyridoxal phosphate-dependent aminotransferase: MRYKKRKYFLAGRINLIQRSKIRELFEKAKKMENVISLGIGEPDFDTPNVIKEAAKRAIEEGYTHYTPNAGIPEFREAIAEYYKTHYKVDISPDDIIVTAGAYEATYLAFQTLLEQDDDVIIPDPAFVCYVEDAKIAEAGILRIPLREENEFQIDPDELVEAITKRTRMLVINYPNNPTGAVLKKKTVKAIADIAEDYNLYILSDEPYEHFLYEGAKHYPMIKYAPDNTILANSFSKTFAMTGWRLGFTIAPTQVIRDMIKLHAYVIGNVTSFIQIAGITALRDKRSWEALDAMRQTYAERRRLVLHHLNKMPHITPFRPKGAFYLWAKIDPELGMSSEDFAEWLLENAGVVVIPGTAFGKAGEGWIRISYATKKSQLTEAMERMNEALSKL; encoded by the coding sequence ATGAGATATAAAAAACGCAAATACTTCCTTGCGGGCAGAATAAACCTCATCCAGCGCTCAAAGATTAGGGAGCTCTTCGAAAAGGCAAAGAAGATGGAAAACGTTATCTCCCTTGGAATCGGAGAGCCAGATTTTGATACTCCCAATGTCATAAAGGAGGCCGCTAAGAGGGCAATAGAGGAAGGATACACCCACTACACTCCCAACGCGGGCATCCCCGAGTTCCGCGAAGCGATAGCCGAGTACTACAAGACCCACTACAAGGTTGATATATCCCCGGATGATATAATCGTCACCGCAGGTGCCTACGAGGCCACCTACCTCGCGTTCCAGACCCTTCTGGAGCAGGATGATGACGTTATCATTCCAGACCCGGCCTTCGTCTGCTATGTTGAGGACGCAAAAATCGCCGAGGCCGGCATCCTGAGGATACCCCTCCGCGAAGAGAACGAGTTCCAGATCGACCCCGATGAGCTCGTTGAGGCCATAACCAAGAGAACGAGAATGCTCGTTATCAACTATCCAAACAACCCAACAGGCGCAGTTCTTAAAAAGAAGACTGTGAAGGCAATAGCTGACATAGCGGAGGACTACAACCTGTACATTCTGAGCGACGAACCCTACGAGCACTTCCTCTACGAGGGGGCGAAGCACTACCCGATGATAAAGTACGCCCCCGACAACACGATTCTGGCGAACAGCTTCTCCAAGACCTTCGCCATGACCGGCTGGCGTCTCGGCTTCACCATAGCCCCAACCCAGGTCATCAGGGATATGATAAAGCTCCACGCCTACGTCATCGGAAACGTCACGTCCTTCATCCAGATAGCCGGAATCACCGCCCTCCGCGACAAGCGCAGCTGGGAGGCCCTCGATGCAATGCGCCAGACCTACGCGGAGAGGAGAAGACTGGTCCTCCACCACCTCAACAAGATGCCTCACATCACACCGTTCAGACCGAAGGGCGCCTTCTACCTCTGGGCCAAGATCGATCCAGAGCTCGGGATGAGCAGCGAGGACTTCGCAGAATGGCTCCTCGAGAACGCTGGCGTTGTCGTCATACCTGGAACCGCCTTCGGCAAAGCCGGCGAGGGCTGGATAAGGATAAGCTACGCCACAAAGAAGAGTCAGCTCACTGAGGCAATGGAGAGAATGAACGAAGCACTTTCAAAGCTTTGA
- a CDS encoding TMEM165/GDT1 family protein, whose product MDGILAIFFAIFLAELGDKTQLATMAFAAKYGWKVAFVGAILGLAAVNLIGAVLGDKLGDVIPLEMVHKFAGALFIVFGILMIFGKL is encoded by the coding sequence ATGGACGGCATCCTGGCCATATTCTTTGCCATTTTCCTGGCGGAGCTGGGGGACAAGACCCAGCTGGCAACCATGGCCTTCGCGGCCAAGTACGGGTGGAAGGTAGCATTCGTGGGGGCCATTCTGGGCCTCGCAGCGGTAAACCTCATCGGTGCAGTTCTTGGTGACAAACTCGGCGATGTTATTCCACTCGAAATGGTCCACAAGTTCGCTGGAGCACTTTTCATTGTTTTCGGAATTCTCATGATATTCGGAAAGCTCTAG
- a CDS encoding MFS transporter, which translates to MDKRWSSVLLDTLVMTAGFGTLTMMAVAKPDIIAHFGISSAEYEWQHIAYVFGLFIAFLLGHTRIYEGSFKKSVAIALSWAAIAQALIPLAPNWYVVVFLRFIQGFVVTLVPLFSTQIAHFFVAERPFAKGIVLSGIFWGGVFGSMSAKYAVADFGWKGGFWVTVIIMYAVLALWWLFTEDFEIIHKTEGAETVSVWKMPFTWVLGFTFFPALWVIFTIIGFSASLGYEIGWTKEHVATLSTSLNISKALWSIGMGYVGYMLSRKNPNARGLFKAIVQVMIFSYAVAFVGLLIYGKAMLAGNYTLALASVVLIGALQGTGPAFWTSAPATYPRNIFPKASFALGLISNSANAIAPTVTDVLARQSTGLALGELALMPLIGILTLIAVSRMKLPVEELGDAA; encoded by the coding sequence ATGGACAAACGGTGGAGCTCAGTCCTGCTTGACACACTGGTCATGACGGCCGGCTTCGGAACCCTGACCATGATGGCCGTCGCAAAGCCCGATATAATCGCCCACTTCGGGATAAGCAGCGCGGAATACGAATGGCAGCACATAGCGTACGTCTTTGGTTTGTTCATAGCGTTCCTTCTCGGCCACACAAGGATATACGAGGGAAGCTTCAAGAAGAGCGTTGCCATAGCACTCAGCTGGGCGGCGATAGCGCAGGCGCTCATTCCGCTCGCCCCCAACTGGTACGTCGTCGTCTTCCTCAGGTTCATCCAGGGTTTCGTGGTCACGCTCGTGCCGCTCTTCAGCACCCAGATAGCCCACTTCTTCGTTGCAGAGAGGCCCTTTGCGAAGGGTATAGTTCTCTCGGGTATCTTCTGGGGCGGCGTGTTCGGAAGCATGAGCGCCAAGTACGCCGTCGCGGACTTCGGGTGGAAGGGTGGTTTCTGGGTCACCGTCATCATAATGTACGCGGTTCTCGCCCTCTGGTGGCTCTTTACTGAGGACTTCGAAATAATCCACAAGACCGAGGGGGCTGAAACGGTAAGCGTTTGGAAAATGCCCTTCACCTGGGTGCTCGGATTCACGTTCTTCCCCGCCCTCTGGGTCATATTCACCATCATAGGGTTCTCGGCATCCCTCGGCTATGAAATCGGGTGGACGAAGGAGCACGTGGCAACGCTCAGCACGAGCCTCAACATATCCAAGGCGCTCTGGAGCATAGGCATGGGCTACGTCGGCTACATGCTGTCCAGGAAGAACCCGAACGCGAGGGGCCTCTTCAAGGCCATCGTGCAGGTCATGATATTCTCCTACGCGGTCGCCTTCGTCGGACTGCTGATCTACGGAAAGGCCATGCTCGCCGGTAACTACACCCTTGCACTCGCCTCGGTGGTTCTCATCGGAGCCCTCCAGGGAACCGGACCGGCGTTCTGGACCAGCGCCCCGGCCACTTACCCCAGGAACATCTTCCCGAAGGCCAGCTTCGCCCTCGGTCTCATATCCAACTCGGCCAACGCCATCGCCCCAACGGTAACGGATGTACTAGCGAGGCAGAGCACAGGCCTGGCCCTGGGAGAACTGGCCCTCATGCCGCTCATAGGAATCCTGACCCTTATAGCAGTCTCGAGGATGAAGCTCCCCGTGGAGGAGCTCGGCGATGCGGCCTAA
- a CDS encoding DUF2178 domain-containing protein translates to MMDKVLIPIIAIATVVYGYIFYKFMKETGQMKDERGRRINQVASETTLMIVQILLLLGLIFVGIFKKFEPSKVLAFIYVVAIFGHALLRYHYARVM, encoded by the coding sequence ATGATGGATAAAGTTCTTATTCCCATAATCGCCATTGCCACAGTAGTTTATGGATACATATTCTACAAATTTATGAAAGAAACCGGCCAGATGAAGGATGAGCGCGGGAGACGCATAAACCAGGTGGCCTCGGAAACAACGCTCATGATTGTTCAAATACTTCTTCTCCTAGGCCTTATCTTCGTGGGAATATTTAAAAAGTTCGAACCAAGCAAGGTGCTCGCATTCATCTACGTGGTGGCGATATTTGGACATGCCTTGCTGAGGTACCACTACGCGAGGGTGATGTGA
- a CDS encoding DUF2178 domain-containing protein, whose product MNLKYEGILAGLIAVIVIGLAYSTKSGEGSLAVGIFLLGVLLVYALSRYYNSRVGRVEDERTELISAKSTRNAFAVISVVLFAEYLWEYSAGNTETAMRLLIPLALGVIALVVSQYHYERVM is encoded by the coding sequence ATGAACCTGAAGTACGAAGGCATTCTCGCAGGTTTAATCGCCGTGATAGTTATCGGTCTAGCGTACTCCACCAAATCCGGGGAGGGTTCACTGGCGGTGGGCATCTTCCTCCTGGGTGTTCTCCTGGTCTATGCACTGAGCAGGTACTACAACTCCCGGGTGGGGAGAGTGGAGGATGAGAGGACCGAGCTTATAAGCGCCAAGAGCACGAGAAACGCGTTTGCCGTAATTAGTGTAGTCCTCTTTGCTGAGTATCTGTGGGAGTACTCCGCCGGAAACACAGAGACTGCCATGAGGCTCCTCATTCCCCTCGCGCTTGGTGTGATAGCACTCGTGGTCTCGCAGTACCACTACGAAAGGGTGATGTGA
- a CDS encoding DUF2178 domain-containing protein, producing MEGLVIVSLFALLGGGLLGYFMTRTIAENTGLLPDERGMEIAKLSAMRTLELVLFVTVAALYYSWFVMKNEACTNLAGLIFATIFFGNLAFRAHYSRKM from the coding sequence ATGGAAGGCCTGGTCATTGTTTCTCTGTTTGCCCTCCTCGGAGGCGGGCTCCTTGGTTACTTCATGACCAGGACGATAGCAGAAAACACGGGCCTTCTTCCGGACGAGAGAGGAATGGAAATAGCCAAACTTTCCGCAATGAGGACGCTGGAGCTGGTTCTTTTCGTCACTGTGGCCGCGCTCTACTACTCATGGTTCGTCATGAAGAATGAAGCCTGCACCAACCTCGCCGGTTTGATATTCGCCACCATATTCTTCGGCAACTTGGCCTTCAGGGCCCACTACTCAAGAAAAATGTGA
- a CDS encoding helix-turn-helix transcriptional regulator — protein MKNRLRELREELGITQEELAKALGVTRQTIIAIEKGRYDPSLRLAFKIARFFNKSIEEIFIYEEG, from the coding sequence ATGAAGAACCGCCTCCGTGAGCTGAGGGAGGAGCTGGGCATAACCCAGGAAGAGCTGGCGAAAGCCCTTGGAGTGACGAGGCAGACGATAATAGCCATCGAGAAGGGCCGCTACGACCCGTCACTGAGGCTGGCCTTCAAGATAGCACGCTTTTTCAACAAATCGATTGAAGAAATCTTTATCTACGAGGAGGGTTAA
- a CDS encoding ABC transporter ATP-binding protein has protein sequence MPMVEVLNLEKDYGKVKALKGISFSINEGEIFGLIGPNGAGKSTTLKILSTLLKPTGGSAKIDGHDVVKESDKVREIISYLPEEAGAYKNLTGYEYLQFMARLYAKDDEKAREMLELGVELSGLGDRLHDKVSTYSKGMTRKLLIARALMVRPKLAILDEPASGLDIVNAYAIRQMIRRFSRTEGVTFLLSSHNMLEVEFLCHRVALINKGEIIEVGTPKELKEKYEAENLEEVFMRAVGANISEPIGGEGG, from the coding sequence ATGCCCATGGTTGAAGTTCTGAACCTGGAGAAGGACTACGGAAAGGTAAAGGCCCTCAAGGGGATAAGCTTTTCCATCAACGAGGGCGAAATCTTCGGGCTCATAGGGCCCAACGGTGCCGGAAAGAGTACCACGCTCAAGATACTCTCAACCCTGCTCAAGCCGACGGGCGGGAGCGCGAAGATAGACGGCCACGATGTGGTGAAGGAGTCCGACAAGGTTAGGGAGATCATCAGCTACCTTCCCGAGGAGGCAGGCGCCTACAAGAACCTCACCGGCTACGAATACCTCCAGTTCATGGCGCGGCTCTACGCCAAGGATGATGAGAAGGCAAGGGAGATGCTCGAGCTGGGCGTTGAGCTCAGCGGTCTGGGGGACAGGTTGCACGACAAGGTGTCGACGTACTCCAAGGGAATGACGAGGAAGCTCCTCATAGCGAGGGCACTGATGGTGCGGCCGAAGCTGGCAATACTGGACGAACCGGCGAGCGGACTGGACATAGTCAACGCCTACGCGATAAGACAGATGATAAGGCGCTTTTCAAGGACGGAAGGGGTCACGTTCCTGCTCTCAAGCCACAACATGCTCGAGGTCGAGTTCCTCTGCCACCGCGTCGCTCTGATAAACAAGGGCGAAATCATCGAGGTGGGAACTCCGAAGGAGCTGAAGGAAAAGTACGAGGCAGAGAACCTTGAGGAGGTCTTCATGAGGGCGGTGGGAGCGAACATCAGCGAGCCAATAGGGGGTGAGGGCGGATGA
- a CDS encoding ABC transporter permease, which produces MSDFWVMARKELWNLFRDKKLVFGLVVVPLILLPVMGKAVSVGMEQAQGETHVAIVNFDDGKYGALLIKALEVAPNVTVTVVNATSLEGAIQQAVQNEQNVLVVIPPDFTAKLQANETATVEIYGIFTTISTGIKESVSEGRINAVLGILSDEIAKIKVKNLGASNPDAILQPIRTESKSVINNNVVDISPTAVSSVIAAQAFTIPLIVFMMVMITSQMAAGAIASEKENKTLETLLTLPVARTKIVAAKIFGTAMMGLVAAIAYMIGMRYYMSSFGLGSSGVSLEDLGLVVTPTGALMFAVVVFLTIIIALSLAMIVATFAEDVQSATTLVSAVILPLAFPAFLLMYTDINDLPAVVKYVLLAIPFTHPVVDYRYVLLSSYTPIAISMAYLTVVAVVILYATAWLFSTERILTAQVSWGRRKKKKAAE; this is translated from the coding sequence ATGAGCGACTTCTGGGTGATGGCCAGGAAGGAGCTGTGGAACCTCTTCAGGGACAAGAAGCTCGTCTTTGGCCTCGTGGTCGTCCCGCTGATACTGCTTCCGGTGATGGGGAAGGCGGTAAGTGTGGGGATGGAGCAGGCCCAGGGCGAGACTCACGTGGCGATAGTGAACTTCGACGATGGGAAGTACGGTGCGCTTCTTATAAAGGCCCTGGAAGTGGCCCCGAACGTGACAGTGACGGTGGTGAACGCCACATCCCTAGAAGGGGCCATTCAACAGGCGGTACAGAACGAGCAAAACGTTCTCGTGGTCATTCCCCCCGACTTCACGGCCAAGCTCCAGGCCAACGAGACCGCCACCGTCGAGATATACGGCATCTTCACGACTATAAGCACCGGTATAAAGGAGAGCGTCAGCGAGGGCAGGATAAACGCCGTTCTCGGGATACTCAGCGACGAGATAGCCAAGATAAAGGTGAAGAACCTCGGAGCGAGCAACCCCGACGCCATACTGCAGCCGATAAGGACCGAGAGCAAGTCCGTTATAAACAACAACGTCGTGGATATATCTCCAACCGCAGTTTCGAGCGTTATAGCGGCTCAGGCATTCACGATACCGCTCATAGTCTTCATGATGGTCATGATAACCTCCCAGATGGCGGCTGGAGCGATAGCGAGCGAGAAGGAGAACAAGACCCTTGAAACCCTCCTGACCCTCCCGGTGGCGAGGACGAAGATAGTCGCGGCGAAGATATTCGGAACGGCCATGATGGGTCTCGTTGCTGCGATAGCGTACATGATAGGCATGCGCTACTACATGAGCTCCTTCGGACTGGGTTCAAGCGGGGTGAGCCTCGAAGACCTGGGTCTGGTCGTCACCCCAACAGGGGCGCTGATGTTCGCGGTCGTGGTGTTCCTGACGATAATAATCGCCCTCAGCCTGGCCATGATAGTGGCGACCTTCGCCGAAGACGTCCAGAGCGCGACGACCCTCGTCAGCGCGGTTATCCTGCCCCTGGCGTTTCCGGCTTTCCTGCTGATGTACACCGACATCAACGATCTCCCAGCGGTCGTCAAGTACGTCCTGCTTGCGATACCCTTCACCCATCCCGTGGTGGACTACCGCTACGTCCTCCTCAGCAGCTACACGCCGATAGCGATAAGCATGGCATACCTGACGGTGGTTGCGGTCGTCATACTCTACGCCACGGCATGGCTGTTCTCAACGGAGAGAATCCTCACGGCACAGGTCAGCTGGGGCAGAAGGAAGAAGAAAAAGGCGGCCGAGTGA
- a CDS encoding RNA-binding domain-containing protein: MELFEEVEVEAYVYPTEDIEKVKRAMLNLVHDLEFEAFDRGDYVILTGKTRSRKALSRLYELFRGQAILDTARSFLEEGYFGEEIIIRVNKQAAYAGVVNFNEESPLGPITIIIRTRDPGKLMKWLAPRTKDGVPIE; the protein is encoded by the coding sequence ATGGAGCTCTTTGAGGAAGTTGAGGTTGAGGCTTACGTTTATCCGACCGAGGACATCGAGAAGGTCAAGAGGGCCATGCTGAACCTGGTTCATGACTTGGAGTTCGAGGCGTTCGATAGGGGTGATTACGTCATTCTGACAGGCAAAACGAGGAGCAGAAAGGCCCTGAGCAGGCTCTACGAGCTCTTCCGCGGGCAGGCCATACTCGACACCGCTCGGAGTTTCCTTGAGGAGGGCTACTTCGGTGAGGAAATAATCATCAGGGTCAACAAGCAGGCAGCCTATGCCGGCGTCGTTAACTTCAACGAGGAGTCGCCGCTGGGCCCGATAACGATAATCATCAGAACCAGAGACCCCGGGAAGCTCATGAAGTGGCTCGCGCCGAGGACCAAGGACGGTGTGCCGATAGAGTAA
- a CDS encoding ZIP family metal transporter codes for MLENFVANLAEWILNISNGEIMWVAFYAGLFVALMTSLGAMVAIFAKSLPEGGVDFALSFAAGVMIVAAFTSLILPAIESTGSFAPAGIGIALGIALIYAIDRFLPHEHLVKGYEGPKSMKDKLRKVWLLVIAVIIHNLPEGLAVGTSLVYNLEVGLVTTIAIGIQDFPEGTVVSLPLATIQKKRLQPIAMGVLSGFAEMAMVLLGAYFFSLFAWLLPYGLGLAGGAMLYVTVKEMIPEIYRGENSDTLITLGFFLGFYVMLFLDSMLG; via the coding sequence GTGTTAGAGAACTTCGTGGCCAATCTCGCTGAGTGGATACTGAACATCTCGAACGGCGAAATCATGTGGGTTGCTTTCTATGCCGGACTTTTCGTCGCACTCATGACTTCCCTCGGTGCCATGGTGGCAATATTCGCCAAAAGCCTCCCCGAGGGCGGCGTTGATTTCGCCCTCAGCTTCGCCGCCGGAGTTATGATAGTGGCGGCCTTCACGAGCCTTATTCTGCCGGCGATAGAGAGCACCGGTTCCTTTGCACCGGCTGGAATCGGGATAGCACTTGGCATAGCCCTAATCTACGCCATAGACCGCTTCCTCCCCCACGAGCACCTCGTCAAGGGCTACGAGGGCCCCAAATCCATGAAGGACAAGCTGAGGAAGGTCTGGCTTCTCGTCATAGCTGTGATAATCCACAACCTGCCGGAGGGCCTCGCTGTTGGAACGTCCCTCGTCTACAACCTGGAGGTCGGTCTGGTAACCACCATAGCCATCGGAATCCAGGACTTCCCGGAGGGAACAGTCGTCTCGCTGCCCCTCGCGACGATACAGAAGAAGCGCCTCCAGCCGATAGCGATGGGCGTGCTGAGCGGCTTTGCCGAGATGGCCATGGTTCTCCTCGGGGCGTATTTCTTCAGCCTCTTCGCCTGGCTTTTGCCGTACGGCCTCGGCCTGGCGGGCGGGGCGATGCTCTACGTGACCGTGAAGGAGATGATACCAGAGATATACAGGGGAGAAAATAGCGATACACTGATAACCCTGGGATTCTTCCTGGGCTTCTACGTGATGCTGTTCCTGGATTCAATGCTGGGTTAG
- a CDS encoding dephospho-CoA kinase: protein MIIIVTGMPGSGKSKIVKEFERRGFPSISMGDVVREETVKRGLELTKENVAKVSIRLRQELGQNAVAKLTVEKVRRLLEGSRVVVIDGVRSLDEVGTFRSAFPTEEIIILAVHTPPHTRFERLKARGRHDDPKTWEDFEERDWKELKFGIGNVIAMADHMVVNDGTKDEYDKRVKELVDRILTQH, encoded by the coding sequence ATGATAATCATCGTGACCGGAATGCCTGGTTCGGGAAAGAGCAAGATCGTTAAAGAATTCGAGAGGAGAGGCTTTCCAAGCATTTCTATGGGGGACGTCGTGAGGGAGGAGACCGTAAAGCGCGGTCTGGAGCTGACCAAGGAGAACGTTGCCAAGGTGAGCATAAGGTTGAGGCAGGAGCTTGGTCAGAACGCCGTTGCGAAGCTGACGGTCGAGAAGGTGAGGCGCCTCCTTGAGGGCAGCAGGGTCGTCGTTATAGACGGCGTCCGCTCCCTCGACGAGGTTGGAACCTTCAGGAGCGCTTTTCCGACGGAGGAGATAATAATACTTGCCGTTCACACGCCGCCCCACACCCGCTTCGAGCGGCTCAAAGCCAGGGGAAGGCACGACGACCCAAAAACCTGGGAGGACTTCGAGGAGCGCGACTGGAAGGAGCTGAAGTTCGGCATAGGCAACGTCATAGCAATGGCGGACCACATGGTAGTGAACGATGGGACGAAGGACGAGTACGATAAAAGGGTAAAGGAGCTGGTCGACAGGATTCTAACCCAGCATTGA